Proteins found in one Salvia splendens isolate huo1 chromosome 10, SspV2, whole genome shotgun sequence genomic segment:
- the LOC121753410 gene encoding bet1-like SNARE 1-1: protein MNPRRDRNARAALFDGIEEGGIRASSSYSSHEIDEQENDQAMEGLQDRVIMLKRLSGDIHEEVDSHNRMLDKMGNEMDASRGVLSGTMDKFKMVFETKSSRRMFTLVASFVGVFLIVYYLTR, encoded by the exons GGATCGGAATGCTAGAGCTGCTCTTTTTGATGGTATTGAAGAAGGAGGTATTAGGGCATCATCATCTTACTCCTCTCATGAGATCGATGAGCAAGAGAATGATCAAGCCATGGAAGGGTTACAAGATCGAGTTATCATGCTGAAAAGG TTGTCTGGTGATATACACGAGGAGGTTGATTCTCATAACCGCATGCTCGACAAAATG ggAAATGAGATGGATGCCTCAAGGGGAGTTTTATCTGGAACCATGGACAAATTTAAGATG GTGTTCGAGACGAAATCGAGTAGAAGGATGTTTACACTTGTGGCATCTTTTGTGGGTGTTTTTCTCATTGTATACTATCTTACCAGATAA